From the Deinococcus taeanensis genome, the window GCTGGTTCGACGTGCCGGGCTTGACGTGCATGCAGCCGCCCACTCCAGCCACCAGGTCCGATTAGGGTTCTGGCAACTTAATCTCGGTAGTCTGGTAGGCCGTGACTGACCGGAAGCCCTACCGCCACCGTTTTCCCCTGAGCGTGATCGGTTACGCTCTGCGGCTGTACCATCGTTTCCCCCTCAGCCAGCGTGACGTTCAAGAACTGCTTCACGAGCGTGGCATCGTGGTGAGTCACGAAACGCTGCAGCAATGGAACATCAAGTTCGCTCCCCTCCTGACTGAGGAGCTGCGCCACCGGGAACCCCGACGGGGTTCCCGGTGGTTTTTGGACGAGGTGTACGTCGAGGTCGGTGCACAGAAGCACTGGCTCTGGAGAGCCGTCGACGAGCATGGTGCCGTTCTCGACATCCTGCTTCAGCCCCACCGGGACACGGTGGCCGCCCGAACCTTCTTCACCCGACTGCTCGGTGAGTTTGAAGTCCCAGAGGCCATCCACACCGACAAGCTGTGGAGCTATGGTGCGGCCATGCGGGCACTTCCCGTGCTCCACGACGTGGAACACGTCCAGGTCGTGTCCACGGCCCGGTGCAACAATCTGGTCGAGCAATCGCATCGACCCACACGGCAACAGCAGCGAAGTCAACTGGGGTTCAAACGACGACAGAGAACGCAAGAATTCCTTGCCCTGCATGCCCGAGTCTCGAACCTTCACCGACACACCCGGACAACCGTTTCCGCCGATCTTCGACGACGAAATCAGACCGAGACACTCTGCCTCTGGCGAGAGGTGATGCAGCAGGTCGCTTGAGAATCAAGCGACCTGCTGAGCTTATTCGGCTCCGCCGAGGTTAAGTTGCCAGAACCCTCTAAGGTGTCTCGAGTTCCTGTTTGACCGACATGATGGCTTTAATCCAATCCTCCCAAGCAGCAGGGTCGAACGGCTTCCCCTCCCCATCGAATTGTAAGTCGCCCAGCAAGGCGCCCACATCGTCAGTATGGGTTCGCTCGTAGTACTTTTCGAGGTAGCGGAACATCGCCGCATACGCTTCTTCGACGGTGAGCATCATTCACCCATGCTATCGATACATCCTGTGCACGTCCCTTCCCGTTTTTGGGATGGCTTCTAGAACCCCAAGCAAGGAGCCGCTTGGGCAACCTCGGTTTCAGCTGGTGGGCACCAGTAGGCGGCGTACCCGGTCAAGAGCCTGGATGAAGGGGTCCTGGTCGCCTCGGTGCCGCAGCCAGTTCCCTGTGGGTCCCTCAGCGTGCTTCAGGGCCCTCAGGCAGTGGCTGCCGAGGTAGTAGATCAGGACGTCCTCCAGGTCACCCTGCTGGGCCGTGCTGGGGGTGGATTCCAACGGAAGCGCAGGCGACTGACTGACCGGCATTGGGCCGGGGTCTTGGAGCAGCGGGGGACGAAGCGCAATGACGGGTGGGGGGGCAGAGGCCATCTGCGTCTCGTACAGTTCTCCGAGGCGTTTCAGGGCCGTTTTCAGGTCAACTGGGGTGGTGTTTGTGGTGATCACCTGCCAGTCCTCCGCGGAACTCTCAGTGACTCCTGGCGCGTCGTGAAAGCGCAGGGCGAGTTTGGCTTCCGGGTACGCGAGGGGCAAGGTACCGAGCGACGGGTGGGGATGTCGGTACTCGGCTTCCGGCAGGGACGCCATCTGGACGCGGCTGGCGAGTTCTGCGGTGTTCATGCCTCACCTCGGACTTCCACGCCGCTCAGCTCCCGGATGAAAGGTGAGGCGTTCTGGCGTTCAACAAGCAGGTACAGTAGGTCGCCGCTGCGCGTCATGCCGACGTAAAACCGCATGCGTTCCCGTTCCATGAGGATGTCCTGTTCGTCTTTTTCCACGGTGCCGGGTGTGCCGAGTTCAGCGGCGCTGAGCCCGACCATGAACACCACCGGGAACTCCAGGCCCTTGGCCGTCTGGATGGTGAGGACTTTGACGCTTTCTTGCAGGACGTCGACGTCTTCCCGCTGGGGATGCCAATGATCGGCGGGGATGCCGCGCTGCCCGAGGGCGTGAGCGTACTCCTGCGCGAGGGCGTCAGAGGTTGTCACGATGGCGATGTCACGCAGCCGGAGTAGGTTCTCCTCGCGGAAGCGGGTGATCTCCTCGATCACGAACGCCCGGGTTTCGTGACTGGCGTCGAAGTGAGCCAGGACCGGCTTCGGCCCGGAACGCTGCACTGAGCTCATGTCGATCAGTTCGCCGTGATGCTTGAGGTGGGTGTTCCGCTCGGCGAGGGCGGCGGCAGTGGAGGCCACTTCCCGGGTGTTGCGGTAGTTCACTTTGAGAGTGAATGACCGTCCCCGCACGTCCAGGCCCACCTGACTCCAGGAAAACCCCCGGGAGTACAGACTCTGCGCGGCGTCACCGAGGACGAGCAGGGACTTCTGCGCGGCGTTCACGCCGCGCACGAGACGCTGCAACACACGCAGATCGAGGGGGGTGAGGTCCTGCGCCTCATCCACGATGAGGTCGTCCACCTGCTCGAGGTCC encodes:
- a CDS encoding IS6 family transposase yields the protein MTDRKPYRHRFPLSVIGYALRLYHRFPLSQRDVQELLHERGIVVSHETLQQWNIKFAPLLTEELRHREPRRGSRWFLDEVYVEVGAQKHWLWRAVDEHGAVLDILLQPHRDTVAARTFFTRLLGEFEVPEAIHTDKLWSYGAAMRALPVLHDVEHVQVVSTARCNNLVEQSHRPTRQQQRSQLGFKRRQRTQEFLALHARVSNLHRHTRTTVSADLRRRNQTETLCLWREVMQQVA